One Nyctibius grandis isolate bNycGra1 chromosome 17, bNycGra1.pri, whole genome shotgun sequence genomic window carries:
- the LOC137671137 gene encoding GON-4-like protein isoform X3 has translation MSLSLKMLPCKKRRAAAAAGPQSPRERGGAGEDGELPGAGGSSSAGAADGGSSAKLSPVARACGSPSSGPSVWRGPGEASVKGGKRLPVRAAPGCGQEAAGTKEACAGAQLPEGLGSPEAVAEGKAPKLYTEVEVNSQRDPYLTENQAAVQESPVRSSSQLAVRNPTVMKPLKNTRAEEQDGEDIERRKKRRKATKRKREGKSQEEEGSLSCDIKLDDTLDRTLEDGAKQHNLTVVNVRNILHEVITNEHVVAMMKAAISETEDIPLFEPKMTRSKLKEVVEKGVVIPTWNISPIKKANEVKPPQFVDIPLEEDDSSDEEYQPDDEDEDETAEESLLESDVESTASSPRGAKRSRTRRSSDEEGGTLCEMEKVTTPVVRHISAEVVPMGPPPPPKPKQNKDSTFMEKLHAVDEELASSPVCMDSYQSLEDSLIAFRTRSKRPLKDVPLGQLEAELRAPDITPDMYDPNTADDEEWKRWLGGLMNDDVENEDEADDDDDPEYNFLEDLDEPDTEDFRNDRAVRITKKEVNELMEELFETFQDEMGFSNMEDEGPEDEDNVTESRPNFNTPQALRFEEPLANLLNEQHRTVKEQLEQLRMKKSSIKPPQETEKSKPQNEKPLQSLVLDGTQRKRLQQQMQQHVQLLTQIHLLASSNPALSSEASTTRMFLSELGNFARSSTLLRQPFNPKFQTMFEPCNLKGALQLIEDFHAQVQVDWSPRKAVKKSANEFPCLPKQVAWILATRRVFMYPELLPICSLKANPPRDKIIFTKAEDNLLALGLKHFEGTEFPKPLISKYLLPTKTAHQLTVRIKNLNMNRAPDNIIRYYKKTKQLPVLFKCCEEIQPNEWKPPVEREEHRLPFWLKASLPSIQGELKQLAEDAREMPASPDAESVFLGTGKETSDTEYDEKYPLLMPKGLVLTLKPLANRFSRRAWRRQRSSALKPVLIRPSPCVQPSSNPINIQKTVKLSQSEAPPSKVMVQIPRLIQPATVMQTVPGVQPLSVPTVVGSGDGLEFQNVLSTSHSDSRQALPAAVPPALVSNPVTFQPKLMLPALPGTKIRKPCVRKGYQKKKGTKSAPLIKTSPLIQPSPVILTVPATTVKVVNIGNGCNMIQPINTTVGRGAQAIPVTTLLVNPSTFPCPLNQPLVTSSIPSLIVSPNPVGLSASSVGETEEQLNLVPSCPAGNNKNPYPTVEPKVEAPELYVSCSAVSPKQDCSTNPATSNNSSQENVNKSDCCSWTVVEGDENVSEPLSVDLLPHLEDPDEPVKIEPEDSNDASKEVNPVQKRDLLCDEVKEEFMLDLGQELNMEAACSCSDDLKDIKKEHTLCDEKGEEERRALQSSPRGEQQMDAGVVTGPQVSSESPKNLSYTADVEAEFSSPLGRPEDSSSVDGQSVGTPAGPEAGGEKEGQEEEEEDDFDDFTQDEDEEMSSASEESILSVPELQETMEKLTWLATERRLSQEGDSEEENSQEENSEPEEEEEEEGEGIESLQKDDEICGDISEEPKSAFTLTKMAPQVEAHRMPAGENMKAPGKSRSSHRTRNKRGRARASKDTSKLLLLYDEDILERDPLREQKDLAFAQAYLTRVREALQHVPGKNCYMTGPSCSQILLPFFYQNKLWSVDCLKSSKHLKKAGSSSGSWRFVLLKILPTIKRSSKSCRVVQTASPRRLQS, from the exons ATGTCGCTCTCGCTGAAGATGCTGCCCTGCAAGAAAAggagagcggcggcggcggcggggccgcagAGCCCGCGGGAGCGCGGCGGCGCCGGGGAGGACGGCGAGCTGCCCGGCGCCGGCGGATCCTCCTCGGCGGGCGCTGCCGATGGCGGCTCCTCCGCCAAACTCTCGCCGGTGGCCCGAGCCTGCGGATCGCCCTCCTCCGGCCCGAGCGTGTGGAGGGGCCCCGGGGAGGCCTCGGTGAAGGGCGGGAAGAGGCTCCCCGTGAGGGCGGCCCCGGGGTGCGGGCAGGAGGCGGCGGGCACGAAGGAGGCCTGCGCTGGCGCCCAGCTCCCCGAGGGCCTCGGGAGTCCCGAAGCGGTGGCGGAAG GGAAAGCGCCTAAGCTGTATACAGAGGTGGAAGTGAATTCACAGAGAGATCCGTATCTGACTGAAAACCAAGCTGCAGTGCAGGAGTCTCCAGTGAGAAGTTCTTCCCAGCTGGCTGTTAGAAATCCTACCGTGATGAAGCCACTGAAGAACACCAGAGCTG agGAGCAAGATGGAGAAGATAttgagagaaggaagaagaggaggaaggcaacCAAAcggaaaagagaagggaaaagccAAGAAGAGGAGGGATCCTTGTCTTGTGACATCAAGCTAGATGATACCCTTGATCGCACCTTAGAAGATGGAGCCAAACAACACAACCTGACGGTTGTCAACGTGCGAAACATCCTGCAT GAAGTGATCACAAATGAGCATGTGGTTGCCATGATGAAAGCAGCCATCAGTGAGACAGAAGATATACCTTTGTTT GAGCCCAAAATGACTCGTTCCAAACTGAAGGAAGTTGTGGAGAAAGGAGTG GTGATTCCAACGTGGAATATTTCTCCAATTAAGAAGGCAAATGAGGTGAAG CCTCCTCAGTTTGTGGACATTCCTCTTGAGGAAGATGATTCATCTGATGAAGAATACCAGCCTGATGATGAGGATGAGGACGAGACTGCAGAAGAG AGCTTACTGGAAAGCGATGTAGAGAGCACTGCTTCTTCTCCTCGGGGAGCAAAACGATCTAGGACAAGGCGATCGTCCGATGAAGAGGGAGGGACACTCTGCGAG ATGGAGAAGGTTACTACGCCTGTTGTTAGACATATCAGTGCTGAAGTAGTTCCCATGGGACCTCCACCACCTcctaaaccaaagcaaaacaaagacagCACGTTCATGGAGAAGCTGCACgcagtggatgaggaattggctTCAAGCCCAGTATGCATGGATTCTTACCAG TCTCTGGAAGACAGCCTCATTGCCTTCCGAACCCGATCGAAGAGACCCCTGAAGGATGTTCCTCTTGGGCAGCTGGAGGCTGAGCTCCGAGCCCCAGATATCACACCTGATATGTACGATCCCAACACTGCAGATGATGAAGAATGGAAAAGGTGGCTTGGAGGACTCATGAACGACGATGTGGAGAATGAAG ATGAAgcagatgatgatgatgacccTGAGTACAACTTCCTGGAAGATCTGGATGAACCAGATACAGAAGACTTCAGAAATGATCGTGCTGTGAGAATTACCA AAAAGGAAGTGAATGAACTGATGGAGGAGCTGTTTGAGACA TTTCAGGACGAGATGGGTTTCTCGAACATGGAAGATGAAGGTCCAGAAGATGAAGATAATGTTACAGAGTCACGGCCAAATTTTAATACACCACAGGCACTTAG ATTTGAAGAGCCTCTGGCCAATTTACTGAATGAACAACACCGGACAGTGAAGGAACAGCTTGAGCAGCTGAGAATGAAAAAGTCCTCAATCAAGCCACcacaagagacagaaaaatcaaaacctcaAAATGAGAAGCCTCTCCAGAGCCTTGTTCTGGACGGTACGCAAAGAAAGAGGCTCCAGCAGCAGATGCAGCAG CATGTTCAGCTTCTGACTCAAATCCATCTTCTAGCAAGTTCCAACCCTGCTTTAAGTTCAGAGGCCAGTACTACCAGGATGTTTTTG AGCGAGCTGGGTAACTTTGCTCGAAGCTCTACGCTTCTTCGCCAGCCCTTCAATCCGAAGTTTCAAACGATGTTCGAGCCGTGTAACTTGAAGGGAGCACTGCAGCTCATTGAAGATTTTCATGCCCAAGTCCAGGTTGACTGGAGCCCTCGCAAAGCTGTGAAGAAGAGTG CCAATGAGTTCCCATGTTTGCCCAAGCAAGTGGCATGGATTTTGGCAACAAGGAGAGTCTTTATGTATCCAGAGTTACTACCAATATGTTCCTTGAAAGCAAACCCTCCCCGGGACAAGATTATCTTCACCAAGGCAGAGGACAA ttTATTAGCTTTAGGTTTGAAACATTTTGAAGGGACAGAGTTTCCAAAGCCTTTGATCAGCAAGTATCTCTTGCCAACAAAAACTGCCCACCAGCTTACAGTACGAATCAAGAATCTCAATATGAATCGAGCTCCCGATAATATCATCAGA TActataaaaagacaaaacagttgCCCGTTCTGTTCAAGTGCTGTGAGGAAATCCAGCCTAACGAGTGGAAGCCACCTGTGGAGAGGGAAGAACATCGCCTGCCATTTTGGCTAAAG GCAAGCTTGCCCTCCATTCAGGGGGAGTTGAAGCAATTAGCAGAAGATGCCAGGGAGATGCCAGCTTCACCTGATGCAGAATCTGTCTTTTTGGGGACAGGAAAGGAAACTTCAGACACAGAATATGATGAAAAATATCCTCTACTCATGCCAAAGGGACTAGTACTGACCTTAAAGCCTCTTGCCAATCGATTCTCTAGGAGAGCATGGAGGAGGCAAAGGTCTTCAGCTCTGAAGCCTGTCCTCATTCGACCGAGTCCTTGTGTGCAGCCCAGTTCCAACCCTATTAACATCCAGAAAACTGTGAAGTTGTCCCAGTCAGAAGCTCCTCCCAGTAAAGTTATGGTTCAGATTCCTCGGCTAATCCAGCCAGCTACAGTTATGCAGACGGTGCCGGGAGTGCAGCCTTTGAGTGTTCCCACAGTGGTAGGAAGTGGGGATGGTTTGGAATTTCAGAATGTGCTCTCCACTTCGCATTCGGACTCCAGACAAGCTTTGCCAGCTGCTGTACCACCAGCTCTAGTGTCAAATCCAGTAACGTTTCAGCCAAAACTGATGTTGCCGGCATTGCCTGGAACGAAAATACGTAAACCTTGTGTTCGTAAGGgataccaaaagaaaaaagggacaaAATCTGCCCCACTGATAAAGACTTCACCTTTGATTCAACCTTCTCCTGTCATCCTTACTGTCCCTGCTACCACAGTGAAAGTGGTTAATATAGGCAATGGTTGCAATATGATTCAGCCCATAAATACAACAGTTGGTAGAGGCGCTCAGGCTATTCCAGTTACAACCTTATTGGTAAATCCATCCACTTTCCCCTGTCCATTAAATCAGCCCCTGGTGACTTCTTCAATCCCTTCATTGATAGTCTCTCCTAACCCTGTTGGTCTTTCTGCATCATCTGTTGGTGAAACTGAAGAACAGCTGAATCTGGttccttcctgccctgctggaaacaacaaaaatcccTATCCCACGGTGGAGCCCAAGGTTGAAGCCCCAGAATTGTACGTTTCATGTTCCGCTGTCTCTCCCAAGCAGGACTGTAGTACAAATCCTGCCACTTCAAATAATAGTAGTCAGGAAAACGTAAATAAGAGTGACTGCTGTAGCTGGACAGTGGTAGAAGGAGATGAGAACGTTTCAGAGCCATTGTCTGTGGACCTTTTGCCTCATTTAGAAGATCCAGATGAACCGGTGAAAATTGAGCCTGAAGATTCAAATGATGCTAGCAAGGAAGTAAATCCAGTACAGAAGAGGGATCTTTTATGTGATGAAGTGAAGGAGGAATTCATGCTAGATCTTGGCCAGGAGCTGAACATGGAGGCTGCATGTTCATGTTCAGACGACCTGAAGGACATTAAAAAGGAGCATACTTTGTGTGacgagaagggagaagaagaacGACGGGCTTTGCAGTCTTCTCCCCGTGGTGAACAGCAGATGGATGCAGGTGTTGTCACTGGACCGCAAGTAAGCAGTGAGTCTCCAAAGAATCTTTCTTACACGGCAGATGTTGAGGCAGAATTTAGTAGTCCACTAGGAAGACCAGAGGATTCATCCAGTGTAGATGGCCAGTCTGTCGGGACACCAGCTGGCCCTgaagctggaggagagaaagaaggacaagaagaagaggaagaagatgacTTTGATGATTTTACACAAGACGAGGATGAAGAAATGTCATCAGCCTCAGAAGAATCTATTCTTTCAGTGCCAGAACTTCAG GAGACAATGGAAAAACTTACTTGGCTTGCAACAGAGAGACGTTTAAGCCAAGAAGGAGATTCTGAAGAAGAGAATTCCCAGGAAGAGAACTCTGagcctgaggaagaggaggaggaggaaggggaaggaatagAGAGTTTACAGAAAGATGATGAAATATGTGGAGATATATCAGAGGAACCTAAATCTGCCTTCACCTTGACAAAGATGGCCCCGCAGGTGGAAGCCCACAGAATGCCAGCAG GAGAAAATATGAAAGCCcctgggaagagcaggagcTCCCACAGAACCAGAAATAAGAGGGGACGGGCTCGTGCTAGCAAAGATACATCTAAGCTGCTCCTCTTGTATGATGAGGACATCCTGGAGAGAGATCCCCTGCGAGAACAGAAAGATCTGGCATTTGCACAAGCCTATCTAACCAGG GTGCGTGAAGCCTTGCAGCATGTTCCTGGAAA AAACTGTTACATGACTGGCCCCAGCTGCTCACAGATTTTGCTGCCTTTCTTTTACCAGAACAAGCTTTGGAGTGTGGACTG TTTGAAGAGCAGCAAGCATTTGAAAAAAGCCGGAAGTTCCTCAGGCAGCTGGagatttgttttgctgaaaatcCTGCCCACCATCAAAAGATCATCAAAGTCCTGCAGAGTTGTGCAGACTGCCTCCCCCAGGAGATTGCAGAG ctga